From the genome of Sporosarcina sp. ANT_H38:
GTATAGTCGTTCACTTTATATTCTTGATCCCAAGTTATTGTACCTTCCTCAATTGCCTCAAAAAGCAGGTACTCTGTCATCATTTTTGTCATACTTGCAATGCCAAGTGGTTTATTGGCATTTTCTTCGTATAGTATCTTTCCACTTTCCGCATCAATTAAAATTGCACCATCGACATGGATACCTAGTTTCGTATCAGCGTAAGCTGGAGCCGAACCAAGTGTCGTTAGTAGCAACAGCGGCATGATTAGCAATGCCACCCATTTTCTCATTTGTCGTTTCATAATACTACCTCCGTCATTGCTATTTCCCTATGTCATTTTATCATATATCCGCTACTCTATGGGAACTAAACCAAAAAAGCACCTTTCCGCTCATATGTAGACGCAGGAAAGGTGCTGAAGTTCCTTCATTCCGACTCACAACTCAAGAACAATCATTCTTTAGTTGAAATTCCTTATGAAAGTGTATAGTTCGGAGCTTCTTTTGTAATTTGTACTTGGTGAGGATGGCTTTCACGTAATCCTGCGCCAGTCATACGGATGAACTGTGCTTTTTCACGCAGATCACGCAAATCTTTTGTACCACAATAGCCCATTCCCGCACGAACTCCACCGATTAGCTGATGAATCGTATCGGACAGGGGACCTTTGTAAGGCATACGTCCTTCAATTCCTTCAGGTACGAGCTTTTTCGCATCGTCTTGGAAATAACGATCTTTAGAACCACGTTCCATTGCAGCAATCGATCCCATACCACGGTAGACTTTAAAACGACGCCCTTGGAAAATCTCAGTTTCACCTGGACTTTCCGTTGTTCCTGCAAGTAGACTTCCGAGCATGACAACATGTCCACCAGCAGCAAGTGCTTTAACAATATCACCAGAATATTTAATGCCACCGTCCGCAATAATTGTTTTACCTAACTTACGTGCTTCTGTGGCACATTCGTATATTGCTGTAATTTGGGGAACACCAACACCTGCAACAACACGTGTTGTACAAATTGATCCAGGACCAATTCCGACTTTAACAACATCCGCACCCGCTTCAAAGAGCGCACGCGTACCTTCTGCAGTCGCAATATTACCAGCAATAATTTCAAGATCCGGGAACTGCAGTCTTATCTGTGCAACCACATCGAGAACACCTTTAGAATGCCCGTGTGCCGTATCAATAACGATAACATCGACTTCTGCCTTCACAAGCTTCTCTACACGTACCATCGTGTCCGTCGTAACACCAACCGCAGCACCAACTAGCAGACGACCTTGTTTATCTTTCGCCGCATTTGGAAACTCGATTACCTTTTCAATATCCTTGATCGTGATTAAACCTTTGAGGATTCCATTGTCATCGACAATCGGAAGCTTCTCGATTTTATACTTTTGCAAGATCTTCTCTGCATCTTCCAATGTTGTACCTACAGAAGCCGTCACAAGATTCTCTTTTGTCATGACATCATCAATAACAAGTGAGTAGTCTTGAATAAAACGAAGATCACGATTCGTTAGGATACCGACAAGTTTCAATTCTTCATTATTATTCACAATTGGAACGCCAGAAATGCGGTATTTACTCATCAAATGCTCAGCGTCGAAAACCTGATGCTCAGGTGTCAGGAAAAATGGATTAGTAATAACACCATTTTCAGAACGTTTTACCGTGACAACCTGTTCAGCTTGTTCTTCTATACTCATGTTCTTATGAATGATACCAAGTCCACCTTGACGTGCCATGGAAATTGCCATCTTCGACTCAGTAACCGTATCCATTCCTGCACTGATAATTGGAATGTTTAATTTTATTTTATTTGT
Proteins encoded in this window:
- the guaB gene encoding IMP dehydrogenase translates to MWESKFTREGLTFDDVLLVPGPSEVLPKDVSLSVNLTNKIKLNIPIISAGMDTVTESKMAISMARQGGLGIIHKNMSIEEQAEQVVTVKRSENGVITNPFFLTPEHQVFDAEHLMSKYRISGVPIVNNNEELKLVGILTNRDLRFIQDYSLVIDDVMTKENLVTASVGTTLEDAEKILQKYKIEKLPIVDDNGILKGLITIKDIEKVIEFPNAAKDKQGRLLVGAAVGVTTDTMVRVEKLVKAEVDVIVIDTAHGHSKGVLDVVAQIRLQFPDLEIIAGNIATAEGTRALFEAGADVVKVGIGPGSICTTRVVAGVGVPQITAIYECATEARKLGKTIIADGGIKYSGDIVKALAAGGHVVMLGSLLAGTTESPGETEIFQGRRFKVYRGMGSIAAMERGSKDRYFQDDAKKLVPEGIEGRMPYKGPLSDTIHQLIGGVRAGMGYCGTKDLRDLREKAQFIRMTGAGLRESHPHQVQITKEAPNYTLS